From Spirosoma aerolatum, one genomic window encodes:
- a CDS encoding LytTR family DNA-binding domain-containing protein — protein MKEIQITRAFLKKPFNSVIILLSIVALIEAVGWSIASNSKHKLVDKAGGAFHYIGVLVSSLFIPELCTLLIVIALTNIYHRIRHITSIENSWPSISRYELRCLPILLVAFWVFNPFTQTIRYFFEQYPNYTLAKYWNDYILYTYTWSTYFKYLAPVIIIGYIAINISLLRDYLNQRKEAQEKAEADAAEAAQKYLELSETFLPKPTVPSKYLSYLKGKGNQGEFDFPVNEAYYFTVEERAYYAETIKERYMVNKTINELEAELDPSQFFRIKRDYIVNRQAVLHYSYWENGKYIVTLNNPGHHEIIVPRVRMQEFREWLQGRDPAGKPEHANAL, from the coding sequence ATGAAGGAGATTCAAATTACCCGAGCTTTTTTAAAGAAGCCGTTTAACAGCGTCATAATACTACTAAGCATTGTAGCATTAATTGAAGCTGTGGGTTGGTCTATTGCCTCTAATTCAAAACATAAGTTAGTTGATAAAGCAGGGGGAGCATTTCATTATATCGGCGTCCTTGTTAGTTCTCTATTCATACCTGAGCTTTGCACATTATTGATTGTAATAGCTCTTACAAATATTTACCACAGAATTAGACACATAACTTCCATAGAAAACTCCTGGCCATCTATCAGCCGCTATGAATTACGCTGTTTACCTATATTGCTAGTAGCATTTTGGGTTTTTAATCCGTTTACCCAAACTATTCGTTACTTTTTTGAACAATATCCCAACTATACACTAGCAAAATATTGGAATGATTATATTCTTTATACTTACACTTGGTCAACTTATTTTAAATACTTAGCTCCAGTTATTATTATAGGCTACATAGCTATTAATATTTCTCTACTTAGGGATTATCTTAACCAGCGAAAGGAGGCTCAAGAGAAGGCAGAAGCCGATGCGGCAGAAGCTGCTCAGAAGTACCTGGAGCTATCCGAAACGTTCTTACCAAAACCCACAGTACCTTCGAAATACCTAAGCTATCTCAAAGGCAAGGGTAATCAGGGAGAATTCGATTTCCCTGTCAACGAAGCGTACTACTTCACGGTGGAAGAACGTGCTTATTATGCCGAAACGATCAAAGAACGGTATATGGTCAATAAGACCATCAATGAATTGGAAGCGGAATTGGACCCTTCCCAGTTTTTCCGCATCAAACGCGATTATATTGTGAACCGACAAGCCGTTTTGCACTACTCCTATTGGGAAAACGGCAAATACATTGTTACGTTGAATAACCCAGGCCACCACGAAATCATCGTACCGCGTGTACGCATGCAGGAGTTCCGCGAGTGGCTGCAAGGCCGCGACCCAGCCGGTAAACCCGAACACGCAAACGCCCTGTAA
- a CDS encoding response regulator transcription factor, with product MTNQSNTLTTKLALSPLASLVVTALEVSDIKEIANVPTPVLLALSTLTQRELEVLHLIANGLTTRQIAEHLFTSPHTVNNQRAQISQKLGLQGAFSLLQFSQRYHNILTQL from the coding sequence ATGACTAACCAATCGAATACCCTTACAACCAAATTAGCTTTATCGCCATTGGCTTCGCTGGTAGTGACCGCCCTCGAAGTGTCTGACATAAAAGAGATAGCCAATGTACCTACCCCCGTATTGCTGGCGTTGAGTACGCTTACTCAGCGTGAACTTGAGGTACTGCACCTAATCGCCAATGGATTAACTACGCGCCAGATAGCTGAACACCTCTTTACCAGCCCACATACGGTCAATAACCAGCGTGCTCAGATTTCGCAAAAACTAGGCTTGCAGGGCGCATTCAGCCTGTTGCAATTTTCCCAACGGTATCATAATATACTCACACAGCTATAA
- a CDS encoding carboxypeptidase-like regulatory domain-containing protein, with protein MTLTHFFSAKVLLVAIMSCLYIYRINQYFFYRYKKSDSNFYSRLLNSKLENRELTFTLLKNVQDKTIGRYTLVKRKNNTSFCFIKGQIFDKETGESLKIAAVEVKHKIINADTNGLFSFKVLPGNYKVTGLCYPYHRLTTKTIKVKAGETININFWLLIDKIPLE; from the coding sequence ATGACATTAACCCATTTTTTTTCTGCAAAAGTACTATTAGTAGCAATCATGAGTTGCTTATATATCTATAGAATTAACCAATACTTTTTTTATAGATATAAGAAAAGTGATAGCAATTTCTATTCTAGACTGCTTAATAGCAAACTTGAAAACAGAGAATTAACGTTTACTCTTTTAAAGAATGTTCAAGATAAAACTATTGGGAGATATACTCTGGTAAAGAGAAAAAATAATACCTCGTTCTGTTTTATAAAAGGTCAAATTTTTGACAAAGAAACGGGCGAATCCCTGAAGATAGCTGCTGTCGAAGTTAAACATAAAATAATAAATGCAGATACTAACGGGCTTTTTTCCTTTAAAGTCTTACCTGGCAACTATAAAGTGACAGGATTGTGCTATCCATATCATAGATTAACAACTAAAACAATAAAAGTTAAAGCAGGCGAAACTATTAATATAAACTTTTGGCTATTAATTGATAAAATTCCATTAGAATAA